The DNA sequence CGGTAGACAAAGCCGTTGCAATAGCCAGAGTTTTAGAAAAAGAAGGATTTACAATGCAAGAAGCGGTTTCGTTTGGAGATGGTTTTAACGATGTTCAAATGTTGTCTGCAACCGGAAAAGGGTTGATTATGGGCAATGCTCCGATATTGTTAAAAGAAACGTTACCCAACTTAGAAGTAATCAAAACCAACGCAGAAGACGGAGTAGCACACTATATTGCTTCAAGAATTTTAGATGAAAAACTTGCTGAATGTTAATCAGCTGTAAATAACTTTATCGACTGATTAACAGTGATGTAGAATTGTGTTTTGCAATGAAACGTTAATAAAGTTTGAGATTTTTACTATATTTAGTACATCTAAAATTGTATTAATTATGAAAAAATTTTTACGTCAGGTAGAAAGAAACTGTGTTTCAGGTGCTGTAGTTTTATTGCCACTACTGGTATTTGGGGTTGTGCTTCAGAAAGTATGGGGCTTTTTTCAGAAATATGGGGAGAAGTTTGCAAAACTTTTACATCTCGATGAAGTTTTCGGAACGATTGCAACCGATATTCTGGGTGGAGTAATTTTATTGGTATTGCTTTATTTTAGTGGTTACATGATGCGATTGACTTATTTGAAAAAATTCACAGAATGGATTGATGATAAGTTAATGATCTTCCTTCCGGGCTATGAAAAAAATAAAAAAGAAGCGGAAGAAAAGTTAAGTACAAAAGTAAAAAAGCCAAGTACTGATATTCCCGTTTTGCTTAAAAATGGAGATTATTGGCAGCCCGCCCGCCTTATAGAAGAAGATTCGTCCGGCAGTGCTGTTGTTTTTGTTCCAACCGCACCATTTAAAGATCAGGGACAAATTTTTGTAGTGGACAGTATCCACATAAAAAAAATGAACGAAACTACCCTCGGTAATTTAAATGCTTCCGTAAAATCATTAGGAAAAGGAATCCTGGATTTTAAATAAACTTTTTAGACTTAAAAACAATCCCTGATGAAAGCGCATCAGGGATTGTTTTTTATAGAACTATTTAGGATAAAATCTTAAAGTAGCAGAGTAACAAAGTAATTCAGTTAATAACCTGAGTTCAATTATTAAGTTACTGATTTTTATGCATTGTGTCTTTCCTGCAAGGTCTTTTTTTGACCTTGTAGGTATTTTTACAAGACAGAAAAAAAGGACTCTTGATGTTTAGTTCCCTATTCTTGACTTTTTAAACCATATAAGTCCTCTCAGTTCATATTAAATAGGTGTCTTTTTGTCTCTTGTGAAATCTTAGAAGACTTAACCGTTAGAATAAACTATACAAGTTTTAGACGTAATTCCATATTAGAAATTGGATTTTAGAAGCAAAGAGGAAAAAGTTTTTTTAATAGCCCACAAAGTGTATTTTTGCTCTACTAAAAAACAACTATCATGACCAAAAACATCTTTATCCTTGCCTTTTTAATTTTTTCAATAACGGGTACCAGCCAAAATTTAAAGTTAGAAGAAATTATGAAAGGAGACTCTTTCATTGGCAATCAGCCAACAAACGGAAGATGGTCACTGGATGGAAAAAAAGTTTATTTTGAATGGAATCCGAAAAACGAATTAGGCACAAGCACGTACTCCTGGCAAAAGGGAGCTTCTAATCCGGTACTTGTAGAGCCGAAGGAAGCCGTTTTTTCTAAATTCGATTTTAAAAGAAAACCGACATCAGATATTGTTTTTTATACGAATAAAGGAGGTTTGTACTCGTACACTATTAGTACAAAAGCAACAAAAAAATTATACCAGCAAAATACTCCGATTTCTAATCTTGTGTTAGGAAGTCAGCTTGGAGTTGTGTTCTTTGAGCAAAACGAAAACATTTTTAAATACAATAGCAAAGAAGGCACACTACTGCAAATTACTAATTTCAGTAAAGGCAATAAGAAAGAGAAAACACCCGAAAAAGATACTTTCTTGAAAGAACAACAGAAAGAATTATTTCAATTTATCAATGATAAAGAGGCAAAAAAACAATGGAATATGGCTAAAAGCAAAGCCGTGAAGTCAGATTTTGTCAAAGAGTATTTTTATGGAAAAGATAATTTGACAGACCTCAAAGCAAATCCAAATGGAAACTACGCTACTTTTAGTTTAGTAGAAAATGTTGAAATTAAAATGGAAAAAATGGAAGTTTTTATAACAGATGACGGTTATAATCAATCTCCTGATACCAAAGAAAAAGTATCGACGGCCAATTTGGTAAAAACACGTTTTGGTATTTACTCCGTTGCAAAAGACTCTGTTTATTTTGTCAATTTCTCAAAATTGAGCCATATTCAGGACGTTCCGAAATACTATGAGGCTTACGATAATTTAAAAAACAAAGAGAAAGAAGACAAACTAATTGTTGCGCTGGCACCTGTATATAACGAAGACGGTTCCTTTGCGATTACAGAAATCAGAAGTCAGGACAATAAAGACCGATGGATTGTAAGTCTGAATCTCGAAAACGGAACTTTTACCGAAATAGAACACCAACACGATGAAGCGTGGATTGGTGGGCCCGGAATTCCTTCTTATGCTTTTGAAACCGGAAATCTTGGTTTTCTGGCAGACAATGAAACGGTTTATTTTCAATCGGAAGCTACGGGATACTCACACTTATACACATACAATTTAAAATCGAATGTAAAAAAACAACTGACCAAAGGAAACTGGGAGGTTCGCGATCTAATTCTATCTAAAGACAAAAAGGCATTTTATTTAACAACGAATACAACACATCCGGGAAATAGAGATTTTTATAAGTTAAATGTTGCAGATGGAATTATGCAACCTATTTTAACAAAAGACGGAGCACACGAAGTGGTGGTATCTCCTGATGAATCGACACTTTTGGTACGTTACTCATTTAAAAATAAACCTTGGGATTTTTATATTGCCGAGAACAAAAAGAATACTGCTTTACAGCAAATTTCATCTTCAACTTCAGAAGAATTTAAAAAATACCAATGGAGAGAACCAGAAGTGATTACTTTCAAAGCACAAGACGGAACTCCGGTATATGCAAGATTGTATACGCCAAAAGCAGAGAACACCAATAAAGCAGCCGTAATTTTTGTACATGGTGCAGGATATTTACAAAACGCACACAACCATTGGAGTGCGTATTACAGAGAATATATGTTTCATAACTTGTTAACCGATTTGGGTTATACAGTTTTGGATATTGACTACAGAGGTAGTGACGGTTACGGAAGGGATTTTAGAACCGGAATCTATCGTTTTATGGGAGGTAAAGATTTAACCGATCATCTTGATGGTAAAAAATACTTAGTAGATAATTTGGGTATTGATGTCAACAGAGTAGGTATCTACGGAGGTTCTTACGGTGGATTCATAACTTTAATGGGAATGCTGACAACTCCCGGAGAATTTGTTTCGGGTGCTGCTTTGCGTTCGGTTACAGATTGGGCACACTACAATCACGGATATACGGGGAATATTTTAAA is a window from the Flavobacterium cupriresistens genome containing:
- a CDS encoding S9 family peptidase, producing the protein MTKNIFILAFLIFSITGTSQNLKLEEIMKGDSFIGNQPTNGRWSLDGKKVYFEWNPKNELGTSTYSWQKGASNPVLVEPKEAVFSKFDFKRKPTSDIVFYTNKGGLYSYTISTKATKKLYQQNTPISNLVLGSQLGVVFFEQNENIFKYNSKEGTLLQITNFSKGNKKEKTPEKDTFLKEQQKELFQFINDKEAKKQWNMAKSKAVKSDFVKEYFYGKDNLTDLKANPNGNYATFSLVENVEIKMEKMEVFITDDGYNQSPDTKEKVSTANLVKTRFGIYSVAKDSVYFVNFSKLSHIQDVPKYYEAYDNLKNKEKEDKLIVALAPVYNEDGSFAITEIRSQDNKDRWIVSLNLENGTFTEIEHQHDEAWIGGPGIPSYAFETGNLGFLADNETVYFQSEATGYSHLYTYNLKSNVKKQLTKGNWEVRDLILSKDKKAFYLTTNTTHPGNRDFYKLNVADGIMQPILTKDGAHEVVVSPDESTLLVRYSFKNKPWDFYIAENKKNTALQQISSSTSEEFKKYQWREPEVITFKAQDGTPVYARLYTPKAENTNKAAVIFVHGAGYLQNAHNHWSAYYREYMFHNLLTDLGYTVLDIDYRGSDGYGRDFRTGIYRFMGGKDLTDHLDGKKYLVDNLGIDVNRVGIYGGSYGGFITLMGMLTTPGEFVSGAALRSVTDWAHYNHGYTGNILNFPETDPEAFKKSSPIYYAGNLKGNLLMLHGMVDDNVEYKDIVRLSQRFIELEKKNWTLASFPIEAHTFKETYSLIDEYSRILNLFNTTLLKK